Proteins encoded within one genomic window of uncultured Desulfobacter sp.:
- a CDS encoding RES domain-containing protein: MGLVKADWMEAQNRGWTAPEKFVCAECVGDEFLANIVNSNLSKDYCSYCNKHKGFLIATEVESIMPHVAGTFFHFFADPTLAGLPRDSGEWIGEELITDTVDAFLSLGWMCHDELFEDVCDAFMNDAWFPCSDGWWLGVHEHIRRKFAWEGFVRLTKHKTRYFFLNRREENFDSYEDYPPAKILEIICEDILRFDMLKELPPGTDLYRVRTTHNGTFFKTFSELGPPPYNLASAGRMNPPGISYGYFASSEQTAVLEVCETPPTELSLGNFKLKKPLMAIDLTTIPPPPSIFNWEKMSDRDAILFLTSFVKAIATPVAKKGRQHIDYVPSQILSEYFYQILRLNTGQLIGALLYPSSLDPGGRNIVIFPPRNILHSWDTLFELCGAKKIFFNNWGNFKKFLS; the protein is encoded by the coding sequence ATGGGACTTGTAAAAGCAGATTGGATGGAAGCACAAAATAGAGGTTGGACTGCACCAGAAAAATTCGTTTGCGCAGAGTGTGTTGGTGACGAATTTTTAGCAAACATTGTTAATTCAAACCTTTCAAAGGATTATTGTTCATACTGCAACAAACATAAAGGATTTCTTATCGCAACTGAAGTTGAAAGTATAATGCCTCATGTAGCTGGCACATTCTTTCATTTTTTCGCTGATCCTACCCTTGCAGGTTTGCCAAGAGACTCGGGCGAATGGATTGGAGAGGAGCTTATTACAGATACAGTAGACGCCTTTCTTTCGTTGGGATGGATGTGTCACGACGAGTTGTTTGAGGATGTTTGTGACGCATTTATGAATGACGCTTGGTTCCCTTGTTCCGACGGGTGGTGGTTAGGGGTACATGAACATATACGCCGAAAATTTGCATGGGAGGGTTTTGTTCGATTAACAAAACATAAAACGAGGTATTTTTTTTTAAATCGCCGCGAGGAAAATTTTGATAGCTATGAAGATTATCCCCCAGCAAAAATTTTGGAAATTATTTGTGAGGACATTCTGCGATTTGACATGCTAAAGGAGTTGCCCCCTGGTACTGATTTATACCGTGTTCGTACAACTCACAATGGTACTTTTTTTAAAACGTTTAGCGAACTTGGCCCTCCTCCATATAATTTGGCAAGTGCTGGGCGAATGAATCCACCGGGGATAAGCTATGGTTACTTCGCGAGCTCAGAGCAAACGGCGGTGCTTGAAGTTTGTGAGACGCCCCCAACAGAGCTTTCGCTTGGTAATTTCAAATTGAAAAAACCTTTAATGGCAATTGATCTAACAACCATACCACCTCCTCCTTCTATATTTAATTGGGAAAAAATGTCGGATAGAGATGCTATTTTATTTTTGACGTCGTTTGTAAAGGCCATTGCTACTCCAGTAGCAAAAAAGGGCAGACAGCATATTGATTATGTCCCTTCACAAATTTTATCAGAATATTTTTATCAAATATTAAGGTTAAACACAGGACAATTGATTGGTGCCCTGTTGTACCCTAGTTCACTTGATCCAGGAGGGAGGAATATAGTTATATTTCCTCCGAGAAATATTTTGCATAGTTGGGATACATTATTTGAGCTTTGTGGCGCTAAAAAAATATTTTTTAACAATTGGGGAAATTTTAAGAAATTTTTATCATAG
- a CDS encoding TonB-dependent receptor plug domain-containing protein has translation MRKPLICCFIGYERYVAFWVLLLLLGWPVPVWSVEPLTSHSEQQTSPDEGATAPDDELPLTELSELEVTGTKEIEPSYKDGSAENGYRVKSAAMGALGEKSLQDSPYFINVISSDFMENIQAQSVADALKYNPTVSSGSGANGVGGGAGFQIRGFHTQTNESFIDGLRIYSRTPVEDKERIEVINGPAGFLYGIANSAGVINYVLKRSTDTPLLNVTVGNYGGEQGYIHGDLGGPIDSAGKFGYRLNLLYVDNGDTGIDDQTHERYLISGAFDWHISPDTLLSMDYSLFDIQINHGDDIFKIGSDVTTIPDAPDAAKNYMPDYSFAEDRYNRFGIKLTSKLSEVFTLRSAFAYSDTNRYRHRAKVIIINNAGDYTMTRNYYDTDRLVSEGYLFFDADFDTGPVGHKVTVGLTEEYSEIKYAYPFT, from the coding sequence ATGAGGAAACCATTGATTTGCTGCTTTATTGGATACGAACGCTACGTTGCTTTTTGGGTGTTGCTCTTATTGTTGGGTTGGCCGGTTCCTGTTTGGTCCGTTGAGCCTCTGACTTCCCATTCGGAACAGCAAACGTCGCCGGATGAGGGTGCAACCGCCCCGGATGATGAGCTTCCGCTTACGGAATTGTCCGAACTGGAGGTTACCGGAACCAAAGAGATCGAGCCGTCTTACAAAGACGGAAGCGCGGAAAACGGCTACCGTGTGAAAAGCGCAGCAATGGGAGCGCTGGGTGAAAAGTCCTTACAGGATTCACCCTATTTCATTAATGTGATTTCGTCCGATTTTATGGAAAACATTCAGGCGCAATCCGTTGCCGATGCCCTCAAATACAATCCCACGGTCAGCTCGGGAAGCGGGGCGAACGGCGTCGGAGGTGGCGCCGGTTTTCAGATCAGGGGATTTCACACCCAGACCAACGAGTCATTCATTGACGGTCTGCGCATATACTCCCGCACACCGGTTGAAGATAAGGAACGGATAGAGGTCATAAACGGACCGGCGGGCTTTTTGTACGGCATCGCCAATAGTGCCGGTGTCATCAATTACGTGCTGAAGCGTTCCACTGACACGCCGTTGCTGAATGTCACCGTCGGCAATTACGGCGGTGAACAGGGCTATATCCACGGTGATCTGGGCGGTCCCATCGATTCTGCCGGGAAGTTCGGTTACCGGCTCAATCTTCTCTACGTGGACAATGGCGACACGGGCATTGACGACCAGACCCATGAACGGTACCTGATCAGCGGTGCGTTTGACTGGCATATCAGTCCGGACACGCTGTTATCCATGGATTATTCACTGTTCGATATACAGATCAACCATGGCGACGACATATTCAAGATCGGCTCTGACGTCACTACCATTCCTGACGCGCCGGACGCGGCAAAGAATTACATGCCGGACTACAGCTTTGCCGAAGACCGTTACAACAGGTTCGGGATCAAGCTGACTTCCAAGCTCAGCGAGGTGTTTACCCTGCGCTCGGCCTTTGCCTACAGCGATACGAACAGATACCGGCACCGGGCAAAGGTCATCATCATCAATAATGCCGGCGATTATACAATGACCAGGAATTACTACGATACCGACAGATTGGTCAGCGAAGGGTATCTGTTCTTTGATGCGGATTTTGATACCGGCCCTGTCGGGCATAAGGTGACTGTCGGACTGACTGAAGAATATTCGGAAATTAAATATGCCTATCCTTTTACATAA
- a CDS encoding DUF1837 domain-containing protein — translation MDKVIKAESFLEFDEFAKKLVEKIRDQQILLKNLFKTIVLANSENRSIHLHVLKSDNNSRPQVGLLVRELSKTILDYCIPRKQIIQAVNHFKATQSTQRIVALKNEAQKLFTDISNSGEGGELLLFVLTESVLGYPQVLSKMALKTSAKMHYHGLDGVYISCSGNPGNLRLHFGESKIHKNPIGSVREAICSIATMLKDEGFIESARRDYYLLNSHADLANQDLEEALKKFLDPLDENFLAPEICAVLLSGHEVKKYPVVMDKDEFPIELIKKAKKLVKELEIQTKDKGINNFHIDQFLIPFPDVQVFRDLLLKELGLTS, via the coding sequence ATGGATAAGGTTATAAAAGCTGAAAGCTTTCTTGAATTTGATGAATTTGCAAAAAAATTAGTTGAAAAAATTAGAGATCAACAAATATTATTAAAAAACCTTTTTAAAACAATTGTTTTAGCAAACTCCGAAAATCGAAGTATTCATCTTCATGTTCTGAAATCAGATAATAATAGCCGTCCCCAAGTCGGGTTATTAGTAAGAGAATTGAGCAAAACAATACTTGATTATTGTATTCCAAGAAAACAAATTATTCAGGCTGTAAATCATTTTAAAGCGACTCAATCCACTCAAAGAATTGTGGCTTTAAAAAATGAAGCACAAAAGTTATTTACAGACATTTCAAATTCTGGTGAGGGTGGAGAACTACTACTCTTTGTTCTAACAGAATCTGTTTTAGGATATCCACAAGTACTTTCCAAAATGGCTTTAAAAACTTCCGCAAAGATGCATTACCATGGATTAGATGGTGTTTACATTAGCTGTTCAGGAAATCCGGGAAACCTCAGACTTCATTTTGGAGAATCAAAAATACACAAAAATCCTATTGGGTCAGTGCGAGAGGCTATATGTTCTATCGCAACAATGCTAAAAGATGAGGGATTTATTGAGAGTGCACGGCGAGACTATTATTTATTAAACTCACATGCTGATTTAGCCAATCAAGATTTAGAAGAAGCTTTAAAAAAATTTTTGGACCCATTAGATGAGAATTTTTTAGCTCCTGAAATATGTGCGGTCCTTTTGTCAGGACATGAAGTAAAAAAATATCCTGTGGTTATGGATAAAGATGAGTTCCCAATAGAGCTTATTAAAAAAGCAAAAAAACTGGTGAAAGAATTAGAAATACAAACGAAAGACAAAGGAATTAACAACTTTCACATTGATCAGTTCCTAATCCCCTTTCCAGATGTCCAAGTCTTTCGAGATCTTTTATTAAAGGAACTTGGTTTAACATCATGA